CTAGTGAAAATTTTAAACCTGATTCAAAAGATTCTGACCATGGAGCATTACTATTTCCCGTACCAAGGATAAAAACATCGACAATTTTCAGGTCTTGAGAGAAACAATTGAAAGTGGTGACCAAGACCATAAAAGATGTAAAAATCAGTCTTTTAAAGAAAAGCACAATTACCTACCAATAATACACTCATCTGAATTTAGCCATCTCCCTTGGAATCTTTTAATGACTTGGAAAATCACTATACTTTATCTATACATAAAAGATCTATAAACTTAAATTATAGTTTGATCCTGAAATTATTTTCAATTATCATTTGCCTATTCTTTCAACAACTAAACCTTAAAAGGTTCTTTTTGAAAAACCTAAATAATTTATCCACAAACCAATCTCTTTGAATTTTCATAAATCACTACACAGATTTTCGTTAAAAAAGTCTTAAAGTGGCGGAAGGAAAAAATGGAAAGAACAAAAGTATTTCGTATCGATCTTTTCATTTGTTTATTATCAGTTACGACAGGATGTAAACAAGCCACTGATCCCGATGTAGTGAATCCTACAGCAGGAGGAGGAACAATAACTACCACAGGAATCACTTCTACATCAGAAACATTAATCTGGACAAAAGGAACTGTCGAAAATGATTTACCATTAAACCTGTCCCAATAAGTATAAAAATAAAAGAATTACTTCTATATAATAACCATTTTTATTTGAAATAAAATCCCATATTTTCGAAGTACGATTCCCATTTATCCAGTATTAATACATATGAAAACATACCAACTCGAAAAAATATCATCCATGTCTGTCTACGACCGTCCCAGAGAAAAAATAATAAACCGCGGGGCAGAAAGCCTCTCTGACATTGAACTTATGGCGATACTTATCGGGAGCGGTACAAAAAAACACCCCGTAGAAAAACTGGCATCCAAAGTGCTTCAACTTGTCGATGATAACCAGGGGGTTTTTGAAGCGGAGGATTTTCTTTCAATCGAAGGTATCGGACCGGCAAAAGCAACTCTTCTGGCTGCCTCCATGGAGCTATCGAGGAGAATCTACAGCCCCCGGAACAAAAAGATAAAGTCTCC
This window of the Spirochaeta isovalerica genome carries:
- a CDS encoding UPF0758 domain-containing protein, which gives rise to MKTYQLEKISSMSVYDRPREKIINRGAESLSDIELMAILIGSGTKKHPVEKLASKVLQLVDDNQGVFEAEDFLSIEGIGPAKATLLAASMELSRRIYSPRNKKIKSPSDVGMCQHR